The window GGGGGATGGCCATAGACTTGAACGCCTGCGTGGGATGCAACGCTTGCATCATCGGGTGCCAGGCAGAAAACAATATCCCGGTTGTCGGCAAAGTGGAGGTCAATCGTGGGCGGCACATGCACTGGCTTCGGGTGGACACGTATTACCAAGGAGACCGCGCCAATCCGAAGGCCTACTTTCAGCCGGTACCCTGCATGCACTGCGAGAACGCGCCCTGCGAATACGTCTGCCCGGTGGGAGCAACCGTGCACAGCAGCGAAGGCCTGAACGACATGGTTTACAACCGCTGTGTGGGGACCCGCTATTGCTCGAACAACTGTCCCTACAAAGTCCGGCGCTTCAACTTCTTCTTATTCCAGGACTGGAACACTCCCCAGTTGAAGATGATGCGCAATCCTGATGTGACGGTACGCAGTCGGGGCGTGATGGAGAAATGTACGTACTGCGTGCAGCGCATTTCTGAGGCCCGGATAGATTCCGAGCGTGAAAATCGCAAGATTCGCGAAAAGGAATTGCAAACAGCTTGCCAGCAAGCCTGCCCGGCGGATGCCATTGTTTTCGGCGACATCAATGACCCCAACACGCGAGTCGCCAAGTTGAAGGCGCAGGAACGCAATTACGCCCTTCTGGCTGAGCTGAATACCCGGCCGCGCACCACCTACCTGGCAGCCGTGAATAATCCAAATCCGGGGCTGGAAGCGCCAGCGGAAGAAAAGTAGTGATGGAAGAGAAAGACATCGTCGAGCAGATCTCGGTTCGCCAAGGGAAGCCGCCGGTCATTGAACCGGGGCACACCTTCGCAACCGTGACGGACAAGATCAGCGCCATTGTTCTGACCCGGCCTACTTCTGTCCAATGGCTAATTGCGTTCGGTTTCGCCTCGACTCTCACGTTCCTCATGTTGTTCGCGGTCACGTACCTCTTCTATCGCGGAGTGGGCATCTGGGGCGTGAACATCCCCGTGGGATGGGGATTTGCCATCGTGAATTTCGTCTGGTGGATCGGCATCGGCCACGCCGGGACACTTATCTCAGCCATCTTGCTGTTGTTACGGCAATCGTGGCGTAATTCGATCAACCGTTTTGCGGAAGCCATGACACTGTTTGCCGTGGCATGCGCCGGATTGTATCCAGTGCTTCACCTCGGGCGTCCCTGGTTGGCCTATTGGCTTTTTCCTTACCCCAGCACAATGGGAGTGTGGCCACAGTTCCGTAGCCCGCTGGTTTGGGACGTGTTCGCGGTATCCACCTACTTCACAATTTCGCTGCTCTTCTGGTTCATTGGTCTGATTCCCGACCTGGCAACGCTGCGTGATCGCGCTCTGAACCGCTGGTCACGCGCTATCTATGGTTTTCTGGCCATGGGCTGGCGGGGCTCGGCGCGGCATTGGAAGAGATATGAGTCCGCTTATCTGCTGCTGGCGGGACTGGCTACCCCCCTCGTACTCTCTGTCCATACTGTGGTGAGCTTCGATTTCGCCATCGCCATTCTGCCCGGCTGGCACACGACTATTTTTCCGCCTTACTTTGTGGCTGGCGCCATCTATTCCGGCTTTGCCATGGTGCTTATTCTCGCGATTCCCATCCGCTATTTTTACAAGCTGGAGGATTTTGTCACCCTGCGTCACTTGGAAAACTCCGCCATGATCATGCTAGCGACCGGCCTCATCGTCGCCTATGGATACATCATGGAATTTTTCATGGCGTGGTACGGAGGCAATCCCTATGACAAGTTCTTGGTTTGGAATCGCATACATGGTCCTTATCGTTGGTGCTACGCCGGTTTGATCGTAGCTAACATCGTCATCCCGCAGGTTCTGTGGATCAAAAAGATCCGGACGAATACCTCATGGCTGTTCTTGATTTCGCTCGATGTGCTGATCGGCATGTGGTTGGAGCGATTCGTAATCGTGGTGATCAGCCTGCATCGCGACTTTCTTACATCCTCCTGGGGTATGTATTACCCCACGCAGTGGGATTGGTACACGTATGTGGGGACGATCGGGTTCTTCTTCGCCTGCATGTTGCTCTTCCTCCGCATTCTTCCGATGATTTCCATTTTTGAAATGCGGACGCTGCTGCCCGAGGCGGAGGTCAAGGCCGAATGACCCGCCCGCCAATTTACGGAATGTTGGCAGAGTTCGATAGCCCCTCCGCACTGGTGGCCGCTGCTCGTCGTGCCTATGAAGAGGGCTACCGCCGGATGGATGGCTACAGTCCCTTTCCGGTAGAGGAATTGAGTGAAGCCATTGGGTTCCATCGCGACAATGTGTCTTTGGTGGTATTGATCGGAGGGATTGTCGGCTGCGTTGGAGGATATCTGATGCAGTGGTGGATTTCGGCGGTGAGTTATCCCATCAATGTTGGCGGAAGACCATATCACTCCTGGCCGGCTTTTATCCCAGTTACCTTTGAGATGACAGTGTTGGTTGCAGGACTCTCGGCGGTGTTGGGGATGTTGGCCCTTAATGGGCTGCCGATGCCCTATCACCCGGTATTCCACGAGCCGCGTTTTGCTTTCGCTACCAGAGACCGTTTCTTTTTGGCGATCGAAGCCAGAGATCCGAAATTTGATCGAATCGGGACCCGGCGCTTTCTGGAGAGCCTGAATCCGCATGCAGTGACGGAGGTGCCTTATTAGCCTGCGTCACCGATTCGTAATTGCTGCCCAGACGGTTCTGCCGCTGGTAGTGGTTTCTCTTGCGGGATGCCGTTACGACATGCAAGACCAACCCAAATTCAAGCCCTTACGCCAAAGCGACTTTT of the Terriglobales bacterium genome contains:
- a CDS encoding DUF3341 domain-containing protein, which encodes MTRPPIYGMLAEFDSPSALVAAARRAYEEGYRRMDGYSPFPVEELSEAIGFHRDNVSLVVLIGGIVGCVGGYLMQWWISAVSYPINVGGRPYHSWPAFIPVTFEMTVLVAGLSAVLGMLALNGLPMPYHPVFHEPRFAFATRDRFFLAIEARDPKFDRIGTRRFLESLNPHAVTEVPY
- the nrfD gene encoding NrfD/PsrC family molybdoenzyme membrane anchor subunit; translated protein: MEEKDIVEQISVRQGKPPVIEPGHTFATVTDKISAIVLTRPTSVQWLIAFGFASTLTFLMLFAVTYLFYRGVGIWGVNIPVGWGFAIVNFVWWIGIGHAGTLISAILLLLRQSWRNSINRFAEAMTLFAVACAGLYPVLHLGRPWLAYWLFPYPSTMGVWPQFRSPLVWDVFAVSTYFTISLLFWFIGLIPDLATLRDRALNRWSRAIYGFLAMGWRGSARHWKRYESAYLLLAGLATPLVLSVHTVVSFDFAIAILPGWHTTIFPPYFVAGAIYSGFAMVLILAIPIRYFYKLEDFVTLRHLENSAMIMLATGLIVAYGYIMEFFMAWYGGNPYDKFLVWNRIHGPYRWCYAGLIVANIVIPQVLWIKKIRTNTSWLFLISLDVLIGMWLERFVIVVISLHRDFLTSSWGMYYPTQWDWYTYVGTIGFFFACMLLFLRILPMISIFEMRTLLPEAEVKAE